Proteins encoded together in one Quercus lobata isolate SW786 chromosome 3, ValleyOak3.0 Primary Assembly, whole genome shotgun sequence window:
- the LOC115980358 gene encoding uncharacterized protein LOC115980358, whose translation MWQQRSSVQWLKNRDQNTKFFHGIATQRKRKNFIKGLRDGNGVWQEDEEDLDRVLDGVNDVVTDDIRAELDRPFTSEEVGEAIKGMALHLKPLVRMSAFIADRLITDNILIAFESLHHMKNSCSSKKGFMAMKLDMSKAYDRVEWVFLEKILLKMGFADTWVALIMECITTVSYSILVNGEPKDVIVPSRGLRQGDPLSPYLFLFCAEGLNALLQNAANEGMINKEKTTLFFSRNTDEATQEALKVGLGVPVIKNYEKYLELPSFLGREVMIKAVVQSIPVYSMSVFKLPVGLCKDIEAMIQKFWWGSGDARKIHWVKWSSLCSSKSIGGMGFRDFQKFNQALLAKQSILTTRGVIEKGAIWRVGSGQMIDVWHHRWLPDLNHSKIISPYTNNDVSWMCDLFLPSTRTWDPGRLASCFLPWEADMVRKIQSLPSSSAPTGDGSVWKKIWKVHVPHKIRHFLWRAAKDSLPTKQNLVAWHIPVGNVCDGCDDYSESVMHALWLCDQVRSVWMTDPGFLFLVQAKCRTFLELLEVLFNHGSCYRVALFATVAWCLWQFRNRLRERQLVWPLHELGERAQGLVDEFWEVNPQVQSAPVRRPLIIGALRQNISSIQSVEMGEALAARRAVRFAAELCVFQVIIEGDCSRVIVALKGFDHCRTLFGHIIDESKQIGGTLRSCLFQHVRCEGNRLAHCLAKKAVLSTDTDVWVESLPEDVEDVFHSDLP comes from the exons ATGTGGCAACAACGGTCTAGTGTTCAGTGGTTGAAGAATAGGGATCAGAATACTAAGTTTTTTCATGGGATTGCTACtcaaaggaagaggaagaattTTATTAAGGGGTTGCGTGATGGGAATGGGGTTTGGCAAGAGGATGAAGAG GATTTAGATCGTGTGTTGGATGGGGTGAATGATGTAGTAACTGATGATATAAGAGCAGAACTTGATAGACCTTTCACAAGTGAGGAGGTGGGAGAAGCAATTAAGGGGATGGCTCTCCACTTAAAGCCCCTAGTCCGAATG AGTGCTTTTATTGCTGATCGTTTGATTActgataatattttaattgcttttGAGTCTTTGCATCATATGAAGAATAGTTGTTCAAGCAAGAAAGGTTTTATGGCTATGAAATTGGATATGAGCAAGgcttatgatagggtggagtgggtttttcttgaaaaaattcTCCTCAAGATGGGATTTGCAGATACATGGGTGGCTTTGATTATGGAGTGTATTACTACGGTGTCATATTCTATTCTTGTGAATGGTGAACCAAAGGATGTGATTGTTCCCTCTCGTGGTTTACGACAAGGGGATCCTCTCTCCCCTTATTTGTTCCTCTTTTGTGCTGAAGGGTTGAATGCTCTCTTACAGAATGCTGCAAATGAAGGA ATGATCAATAAGGAGAAGACTACTCTCTTTTTCAGCAGGAATACAGATGAAGCTACTCAGGAAGCTCTAAAAGTGGGCCTTGGTGTTCCAGTCatcaaaaattatgagaaatatttggaGTTGCCCTCCTTTTTAG GGAGGGAAGTTATGATTAAGGCAGTGGTCCAATCTATCCCGGTTTATTCCATGAGCGTCTTCAAGCTTCCGGTGGGTCTTTGCAAAGATATTGAAGCCATGATAcagaaattttggtggggtagTGGGGATgcaagaaaaattcattgggttAAATGGAGCTCTTTATGTTCTTCTAAATCAATTGGTGGCATGGGGTTTAGGGACTTTCAGAAGTTCAATCAGGCATTATTGGCTAAACAG AGTATTTTGACTACACGTGGTGTCATTGAGAAAGGAGCGATATGGAGGGTAGGTAGTGGACAAATGATAGATGTTTGGCATCATAGGTGGCTGCCTGATCTCAACCAtagtaaaattatttcaccctACACCAATAATGATGTTAGTTGGATGTGTGATCTCTTCCTACCTAGTACACGGACTTGGGACCCGGGGCGTCTGGCAAGCTGTTTTTTACCATGGGAAGCGGATATGGTGCGCAAAATCCAG TCGCTGCCAAGTTCTTCTGCTCCTACTGGTGATGGTTCGGTGTGGAAGAAAATCTGGAAGGTCCATGTTCCTCATAAAATTAGACATTTCTTGTGGCGTGCTGCAAAGGATTCTTTGCCCACAAAACAGAACTTGGTGGCTTGGCATATCCCTGTTGGTAATGTTTGTGATGGCTGTGATGATTATTCAGAATCGGTGATGCATGCGTTATGGCTTTGTGATCAAGTTCGTTCGGTTTGGATGACGGATccaggttttttgtttttggttcaGGCAAAGTGTAGGACGTTTTTGGAGCTGTTGGAGGTTTTGTTTAATCATGGTTCATGTTATCGTGTTGCACTTTTTGCTACTGTGGCGTGGTGTCTGTGGCAGTTCCGTAACAGGTTGAGAGAGCGCCAGTTAGTGTGGCCGTTGCATGAACTGGGTGAGCGAGCTCAGGGCTTAGTTGATGAGTTTTGGGAAGTTAATCCTCAAGTGCAAAGTGCGCCAGTGCGTCGGCCCCTG ATTATTGGAGCTTTGCGGCAGAATATTAGCTCGATTCAGTCTGTTGAAATGGGTGAAGCTTTGGCAGCTCGTAGGGCAGTGAGGTTTGCTGCAGAGTTGTGTGTGTTTCAAGTGATTATTGAAGGTGATTGTAGTCGGGTTATTGTTGCTTTGAAAGGCTTTGATCACTGTCGTACTTTGTTTGGTCACATTATTGATGAATCTAAGCAAATTGGAGGAACGTTGAGGAGCTGTTTGTTTCAGCATGTTCGATGTGAGGGGAATAGGTTAGCTCATTGTTTAGCTAAAAAAGCAGTTTTATCTACAGATACTGATGTATGGGTAGAATCTCTGCCTGAGGATGTGGAAGATGTTTTCCATTCGGATTTGCCTTGA